From Drosophila suzukii chromosome 2R, CBGP_Dsuzu_IsoJpt1.0, whole genome shotgun sequence, a single genomic window includes:
- the LOC108010330 gene encoding uncharacterized protein — protein MFLRFMRGSSTSKIMCLARGGGYSYAPTTSQSLHPAALQLHRGVCHMSRRRLRWKLGMMQLLSGLRHRYCLWRLRRLLGVAFDEDGFQEGTRQAAATMIEAVRQADWPCIRSCCTERGSADIYGLSQVRSSYASLVRFQREHLRHALPVRVVRRWIDGRCYVLVDMLFVGLRNLLDLGSAEEKQEMIQRIQGVLADSQIEEQFDPNNCRLAIAELVLTFCKELGEPSRVDPPDSESESDSVKDIASEEQENGWLVDSYKVHRFKLISFSPKTLNFRVIEFMKPVQPK, from the coding sequence ATGTTTTTGAGGTTTATGCGTGGTTCGAGCACCTCCAAAATTATGTGTTTAGCGCGGGGTGGTGGCTATAGCTATGCTCCAACCACTTCCCAATCGCTCCACCCCGCAGCACTGCAACTTCACCGTGGAGTATGCCACATGTCGAGGAGGCGGCTCCGTTGGAAACTTGGGATGATGCAGTTGCTCAGTGGACTAAGGCACCGTTACTGCCTGTGGCGCCTCCGCCGCCTGCTGGGCGTGGCCTTCGACGAGGACGGATTCCAGGAGGGCACCCGCCAGGCGGCGGCCACCATGATCGAGGCAGTGCGTCAAGCGGATTGGCCCTGCATCCGAAGCTGCTGCACGGAGCGCGGATCGGCGGATATATACGGGTTGTCCCAGGTGCGCAGTTCCTACGCGAGCTTGGTGCGATTCCAGAGGGAGCACCTGAGACATGCCCTCCCGGTGAGAGTGGTTCGTCGGTGGATCGACGGACGTTGCTATGTCCTGGTGGACATGCTCTTCGTCGGCCTGCGGAATCTGCTGGATCTTGGTAGTGCCGAGGAGAAGCAGGAAATGATCCAGCGGATTCAGGGCGTCCTGGCAGATTCGCAGATCGAAGAACAGTTCGATCCCAATAATTGCCGACTTGCTATAGCCGAACTGGTGCTCACCTTCTGTAAAGAACTGGGGGAACCCTCCAGAGTGGATCCTCCAGATTCAGAGTCGGAATCGGATTCAGTTAAAGATATTGCAAGTGAAGAGCAGGAGAATGGCTGGCTAGTGGACTCCTACAAAGTGCACCGCTTCAAGCTGATTAGCTTCAGTCCAAAAACACTCAACTTTCGCGTTATAGAATTTATGAAACCGGTTCAGCCAAAGTAA